The genomic stretch GTTGAAATCCAGCCCGGCGGCGCCGAGTGTCGCGGCCTGCGCCACGTTGTCCGGGCCGAGTCCGCCGGCCAGCAGCACCTGCTGCAGCGATTGACCCTGCAGCAATGACCAGTCGAACGACTGACCGCTGCCGCCCTGACCGTTGTCGAGCAGCACCCGGTCAACCTGCGCCAGCGCCAGCGGGGGCAGTACGTCGCCGACGCTTTGCGCTTTCCAGATCTGGCAGGTAGCGGGCAGTTGTTCACGTAAGGCGGCGATGGCGGTTTCGTCTTCGCTGCCGTGCAACTGTACGGCCGTCAGTTGGAGCGACGATGCGGTTGCCACGATGTCGGCCAGCGGCGCATCACGGAATACCCCGACATAACGCAAGGGAGCGCCCGCCATCACGGCACGAGCCTGTGACGTTGTCACGCAGCGCGGGGAGCTGGCGACAAAAATCAACCCGCCGTACACCGCGCCCGCCTGAAAGGCCGCGGCGGCATCGTCGGGCCGGGTCAACCCGCACACTTTGTTTTCCCCGAGGATGACCCGGCGTACCGCCAGCGTCAGGTCGTCTTCTTCCATTAGCGAACTGCCGATCAGAAAACCATTGGCGTACTGGCTCAGTTCCTGAATATGGGCATGACGGCTGATGCCGGATTCGCTGATTACCGTCACGCCGGCAGGCAGACGCGGCGCCAGCGTGCGGGTACGGTTAAGGTCGATAGAGAGGTCGCGCAGGTCGCGGTTGTTGATGCCGACCACGCGCGCTTCCAGCGCAATAGCGCGTTCCAGTTCGGCTTCATTGCTGACTTCCGTCAGGATGCCCATATTCAGGCTGTGCGCTACCTGCGCCAGCCGGCGATACTGTTCATCATCCAGTACCGACAGCATCAGCAGAATCGCGTCGGCCTGATAGTAACGGGCCAGATAGATCTGGTACGGGTCGATAATGAAGTCCTTGCACAGCACCGGCTGAGCAACCGCCGCGCTGACCTGGGTCAGAAAAG from Dickeya fangzhongdai encodes the following:
- the trpCF gene encoding bifunctional indole-3-glycerol-phosphate synthase TrpC/phosphoribosylanthranilate isomerase TrpF, giving the protein MQETVLTKIVRDKAQWIAERQQRQPLDSFQSQVTPSSRHFYQSLKQANPAFILECKKASPSKGLIRADFDPVAIARVYQDYASAISVLTDEKYFQGDFAFLTQVSAAVAQPVLCKDFIIDPYQIYLARYYQADAILLMLSVLDDEQYRRLAQVAHSLNMGILTEVSNEAELERAIALEARVVGINNRDLRDLSIDLNRTRTLAPRLPAGVTVISESGISRHAHIQELSQYANGFLIGSSLMEEDDLTLAVRRVILGENKVCGLTRPDDAAAAFQAGAVYGGLIFVASSPRCVTTSQARAVMAGAPLRYVGVFRDAPLADIVATASSLQLTAVQLHGSEDETAIAALREQLPATCQIWKAQSVGDVLPPLALAQVDRVLLDNGQGGSGQSFDWSLLQGQSLQQVLLAGGLGPDNVAQAATLGAAGLDFNSGVESQPGIKDPQKIAAVFRTLRTAQPRRTSHE